In Pikeienuella piscinae, the sequence TGATCGCCGCGGCGCTCCTCCTCACGGTGTTCGAGGGCGCCCGCCGCACGACCGCGAAGCCGCTTATTTACGTCGCCTCACTGTTCGTGCTGTACGCGGTTTACGGCAGATACTTTCCAGGCATCCTGCAGCACGCCGGCGTTACATGGGAGAACGTGCTCAGGGTCACCGTGCTCGGCACCGACGGTCTGTTCGGCACGCCTCTCGGCTTCGCCGCCGGCTTCGTCACGGTCTTCGTGTTCTTCACCGCCCTGCTCAACGTGTCGGGCGCAGGGGCCTACCTTCTGAACCTCGCCTTCGCTCTCGCCGGTCGATGGACCGGCGGGCCGGGCAAGGTCGCAGTGCTGGGAAGCGCGTTGATGGGCATGGTGAGCGGCAGCGGCGTGACCAACGTGCTGACGACCGGAACGATCACCATCCCGATGATGAAACGGGCGGGCTACACGCCCGCCTTCGCCGCGGGGGTCGAGGCTGTCGCCTCGCAAGGCAGCCAGTTCATCCCGCCGATCATGGGCGCCGCCGTCTTTCTGATGGCGGAGTACACCGGAGTGCCGTTCCTTGTGCTCGCCGGCTACTGCCTCGTGCCCGCCTTCCTCTATTATCTCAGCGTCTTTGTTCAGGTGCACCTGCGCGCAAGCAAGATGAATCTGCGCCCGATGAACGAGGACGAGATCCCGACCTTCGCCGACAACGCCTTCAAGAGCCTCATCGTCTTCGGGCCGATAACGCTTCTGATCGTTCTCCTTTTCAAGAACTTCTCGACGGATTTCTCGATCGCCGTCACCTTCCTCAGCCTCTTCGCGACAACCTGCCTGCTGCGCGAGACCCGGGTTTTCACCGGTGAGCGGGTCAAGGCGGTCAGCCTCGACGGAGTGCAGACGCTGGCGACGATCTCGGTTGCGCTGGCGCTCGCGGGCGTGGTCGTGGGCATGATCCTGCTTACGGGGCTCGGGGCGCGCCTCACAACCATGATCGGCGCGATCTCCCAGGACTCAATGTTCCTCGCGCTCCTGGCCACCGCCATCGTCGCGGTTGTCCTTGGCATGGGCGTCGTCACGGTGGGCGCCTACGTGATCGTGGCCAGCCTTACGGCGCCTCTGTTGACGGACATGGGCGTCCCGCTCGTCATCGCGCACCTCTTCATCTTCTACTACGCGACCTTGAGCGGCCTGTCCCCGCCCGTGGCCGTCGTGATCTTCGCGGCGGCCGGCGTCGCCGGCGCCCCGGCCATCAAGACCGCCTGGATAGCCATGCGGCTTGGCTTCGTGGCGTGGTTGGTGCCGTTCATGTTCACCTACTACCCGAGCATCATCGGCCTCGACGGGATCACGCTGAAAATGGTCATCCATGTGTTGACCGCGACGGTGGGGGTGATCGCGTTCGGCGTCGCCTTTGAGGGCTGGGCCTTCACCCGCGCGACAACGGTGCAGAGACTGCTCTGCGCCGCGGGGGGCGTCTTGCTGTTCTATCCGGCCGCTTACCTCCTGCCCGCCGGCGCGGGGCTGCTTGCGATCGCGCTAATCCTCAATCGCCGCAGCCTTCCTGCAGCCTCCGTAACCTGACCTTCGCCAAGGAACATAACAGATGACTAAGGTCCAACCATATTCGGGGATCAGAATCCTGGATCTGACCCATGACCTCGGGCGATACGCCACTCGTCTATTCGCCGACCTCGGCGCCGAAGTTGTCCGCGTCGAGCCGCCGCAAGGCTTGCCGGATCGGCATAGATCCGCCGAACGCGCGCGCGAAGAGGGCGAAAACACGCCCGACTGGGCATTCCTGTTCTTCAACGCAAGCAAGAAGAGCGTCGTTCTGGATTTCGACACGGAAGAAGGCCGCTCCGACTTCGCGCGCCTGATCGAGCCGACGCAGATCGTCTTCCTCGAGCGCGGCGGCCCGCTGGCGGATGAGCTTGGATGGGTGCGGTCGCTGAATCCGACGGCGGTCATCACGATTGTCTCGCCCTATGGTCTTGGAGGACCGCTGACGGACGCGCCGGCCTGCGACCTGACGATGCAGGCCAGCGGCGGCATCGCTTGGCTTTCCGGCCGCCCGGGCGAGCCGCCGCTCCGACTGCCGGTGGCGCAATCGGCGATGATCGCGTCTGTCTACGCGGCCTCAGCGACGGCGGTCGCCCTCTTCGACGCAGAGCGGGGGGGCGTCGGCCATCTGATCGACGTCTCGGCGCAAGAGTGCATCGCGCATTCGCTGCAGAACGCGATCCAGGTCTACGATCTGGAGGGGCGGGTCTCGCAGCGTGGCGGAGAGGGAACCCGCGATGCGAGCGAGGACATCTTCAGCTGCCGCGATGGGTACGTCTTCCTCGCCTCGCCGCCAACGCTCGGCGTGTCATGGAAGTCCCTGGTCGAATGGATGCGCGAGGTGGAGCACCCGTCAGCCGAGGAATTCTCAAAGGAGCGTTGGCTCGACCGTCCCTGGCGCACCACCGCCGAGGCGCGCACGATCTTCCGCCGGACCTTCGAGGCTTTCATCCGCGACTTCACAAAGGAAGAGGTCACACGAGAGGCGATCCGGCGGAAGATCGTGATGTCCTCGGTAAACCGCGTCAGGGACGTGCTCACGGACCCGCAGCTCCAGCACCGCGACTATTTCGTTTCGCTCGCCGATCCTCGCCTGGAGAAGCCCGTCCTGTTCCCCGGCGCCCCGTACCGGCTGTCCGAGGACGTGTGGTCGCTGTCGCCGGCGCCGGAGCTAGGTCAGCATAACGACCTTCTGAAGGCGGCGTCCACTGCATCGAACCGGTGAATGAAAATTACAAAGGAGTGCGCCATGAAACCCGATTTTCTCCGTGGAATCCGCTTCACCGACCTGACCTGGGCCGGCGCGGGCCCTTTCGGCACCAAGCTCTTCTCGGATTTTGGGGCCGAGGTTCTGAAGATCGAGAGCACCTCCCGGCTTGACCCCGTGCGCCGCGGCGGTCCCTTCAAAGACGCCAAACCCGGGGTCAACCGCAGCGGCTACTATGCTTCCCGCAACACCGGGAAGAAGAGCGTGTCCATCGACCTGAAGAGCGATGAGGGCCGGCGGCTGGTGCTGGATCTGGTCGCCCAGTCGGACGTCATCAGCAACAATTTCGGCCCGGGCGCGATGGAGCGGCTTGGGCTGAGCTATGACGACGTTCGCAAGGCCAAGCCCGACATCATTTATCTTTCCATGCCGATGTATGGCGAGAGCGGCCCCCGCGCGTCGATGCTGGGCGTAGGGATGACCATCAGCGCGGTGACGGGGCTTATGTGGATGACCGCCTACGGGCCGGATGATCCCGTCGGGCCCGGCACGCACTATCCGGACCATGCGGCGAACCCGTATCACGCCGCGTTCGCCGTCCTCGCCGCGCTGCGTCACCGCCGCCTGACCGGGCGCGGCATGAAGATCGACCTGTCCCAGGTCGAGTCGACCGCGAATTTTGCGGGCCCCGCGATCGTTGAGGCGGCCGCTTCAGGACAGGAGCCGGAGCAGATCGGAAACCGCTCGCGCACCGACGCGCCGCATGGGATCTATCGCTGCCAGGGTGACGACAGCTGGTGCGCCATCGCGGTGGAGAGCGATACCGAATGGCTGGCGCTCGCCGCCGTTATCAGGCGCCAGGACCTCGCGGCCGATGCCGACCTGCGGTCGTCGGCCGGGCGGTTGGCGCGGTCCGCGGAACTGGACGACGCGGTCTCCGCCTGGACGCAGGGGCGCCCGCCCCGCGAAGCCGCGGAGATCCTTCAGTCGGCGGGCGTCGCCGCCGCGCCCGTCGCCTCGTCGAAAGAGTTGATCGAGGAGGACCCCCAGCTCGCCGCGCGCGGCTACTGGCAGCAGGTCGACCACCCGGAGATGGACGAAACGCTCTTCACCTCTCCGCCCTACCGGCTCGACGGTGAGCGCGTCGAGTTGGCCGGCCCGCCCCTCCTTGGGGAGCACACCCGCGAGGTCCTCAGCGGCGTATTGCGCCTGTCAGACGAGCAGATTCGCGCGCTGGCCGAGAAGGGAGTGCTGGGATGACCGCCAATTACGGAAGCCGCCCTGGAACCGGGCTCAAGCGCACGGCCGCGATCGTCGGCGTCGGCCATAGCGACTGGGCGGGCGACTGGAGACGCGTGCGATCCGGCGAAAAGCCCTCCGACGCCTATGGCTACGGGGTCGCGGCGTTCAGGAACGCGCTGGCGGACGCCGGGATCGCGCGCGATCGGATCGACGGCCTGATCGTCGGGCCCACGACCGCCTACGAGCGCATGGCGGAGATTCTCGCCATCGACCCGCGATGGGGCGATCAGGCCGACGCCGTCCTCTCTGTCATTCAGGCCTGTATGGCGATCGAGAGCGGCATGGCCGAGGTGGTGGCTCTCGTCTACGGCAATGACCAGCGCTCGGCCCAGACGCAATATGGCGGCCCCAACGCCATGGGGGGCGACGCCTTCCTGTCCTATGTCTACCATTCCCCGTGGGGACTCACCTCGCAAGGCGCGCTCTACGCGCTGACGCTCCAGGCCTACAAGCACGCGCGCGGCTTCACTGAGGCGGAACTT encodes:
- a CDS encoding TRAP transporter permease, translating into MTEVTSDSSPVSVRFQRAIAVALGLAVLGAALHAAFFGAPIVYVQRPLFLFAVVACATLLYPSGWLREGSLPEMAFNLAIIGVAAGATVYLVLNWDDLLWESYLSNSERLIAAALLLTVFEGARRTTAKPLIYVASLFVLYAVYGRYFPGILQHAGVTWENVLRVTVLGTDGLFGTPLGFAAGFVTVFVFFTALLNVSGAGAYLLNLAFALAGRWTGGPGKVAVLGSALMGMVSGSGVTNVLTTGTITIPMMKRAGYTPAFAAGVEAVASQGSQFIPPIMGAAVFLMAEYTGVPFLVLAGYCLVPAFLYYLSVFVQVHLRASKMNLRPMNEDEIPTFADNAFKSLIVFGPITLLIVLLFKNFSTDFSIAVTFLSLFATTCLLRETRVFTGERVKAVSLDGVQTLATISVALALAGVVVGMILLTGLGARLTTMIGAISQDSMFLALLATAIVAVVLGMGVVTVGAYVIVASLTAPLLTDMGVPLVIAHLFIFYYATLSGLSPPVAVVIFAAAGVAGAPAIKTAWIAMRLGFVAWLVPFMFTYYPSIIGLDGITLKMVIHVLTATVGVIAFGVAFEGWAFTRATTVQRLLCAAGGVLLFYPAAYLLPAGAGLLAIALILNRRSLPAASVT
- a CDS encoding CaiB/BaiF CoA transferase family protein, which translates into the protein MTKVQPYSGIRILDLTHDLGRYATRLFADLGAEVVRVEPPQGLPDRHRSAERAREEGENTPDWAFLFFNASKKSVVLDFDTEEGRSDFARLIEPTQIVFLERGGPLADELGWVRSLNPTAVITIVSPYGLGGPLTDAPACDLTMQASGGIAWLSGRPGEPPLRLPVAQSAMIASVYAASATAVALFDAERGGVGHLIDVSAQECIAHSLQNAIQVYDLEGRVSQRGGEGTRDASEDIFSCRDGYVFLASPPTLGVSWKSLVEWMREVEHPSAEEFSKERWLDRPWRTTAEARTIFRRTFEAFIRDFTKEEVTREAIRRKIVMSSVNRVRDVLTDPQLQHRDYFVSLADPRLEKPVLFPGAPYRLSEDVWSLSPAPELGQHNDLLKAASTASNR
- a CDS encoding CaiB/BaiF CoA transferase family protein: MKPDFLRGIRFTDLTWAGAGPFGTKLFSDFGAEVLKIESTSRLDPVRRGGPFKDAKPGVNRSGYYASRNTGKKSVSIDLKSDEGRRLVLDLVAQSDVISNNFGPGAMERLGLSYDDVRKAKPDIIYLSMPMYGESGPRASMLGVGMTISAVTGLMWMTAYGPDDPVGPGTHYPDHAANPYHAAFAVLAALRHRRLTGRGMKIDLSQVESTANFAGPAIVEAAASGQEPEQIGNRSRTDAPHGIYRCQGDDSWCAIAVESDTEWLALAAVIRRQDLAADADLRSSAGRLARSAELDDAVSAWTQGRPPREAAEILQSAGVAAAPVASSKELIEEDPQLAARGYWQQVDHPEMDETLFTSPPYRLDGERVELAGPPLLGEHTREVLSGVLRLSDEQIRALAEKGVLG